In Oceanobacillus sp. FSL K6-2867, one DNA window encodes the following:
- a CDS encoding glycerol dehydrogenase, which produces MTNIIFTSPSKYIQGKDALKDIGKHVKSIGKKPLILSDETVWKITGSTIEESLKADSVDYHYVEFNGEASLNEVERIVNEGKNEAVDNVIGVGGGKTLDTAKAVADGLELSVVIVPTTASTDAPTSALSVIYSDKGVFESYKFYDKNPELVLVDTKVVAGAPPRLFASGIADAMATWVEARATIKSNGDAMAGGKTSIAAQAIAEACEKTLFAYGQAAYKAVQKGLVTKHVEAVVEANTLLSGLGFESGGLAGAHAIHNGFTVLEGDIHHLTHGEKVAYGTLTQLLLELHSQDEIVKYIDFYRALGLPTTLKEMHLEEVSYEDLRRVGEAATQEGETMGNLSTDISADDVATAILAVDQLSKNK; this is translated from the coding sequence ATGACAAATATTATTTTTACTTCACCTAGCAAGTATATTCAAGGAAAAGATGCATTAAAAGATATTGGTAAGCATGTTAAGTCAATAGGAAAAAAGCCTTTAATTCTTTCGGATGAAACGGTTTGGAAGATTACAGGATCAACAATTGAAGAGAGCTTGAAGGCAGACAGTGTTGATTATCATTATGTAGAGTTTAATGGGGAGGCTTCACTGAATGAAGTAGAAAGAATTGTAAATGAAGGGAAAAACGAAGCAGTTGATAATGTCATTGGAGTTGGAGGAGGAAAAACACTCGATACAGCAAAGGCAGTTGCTGACGGCCTAGAACTCAGTGTTGTGATTGTCCCTACAACAGCATCAACCGATGCACCAACTAGTGCGTTATCTGTAATTTATAGTGATAAAGGTGTGTTTGAATCCTATAAGTTCTATGATAAAAATCCAGAATTGGTACTTGTCGATACAAAAGTAGTTGCAGGTGCACCACCACGACTTTTCGCTTCAGGGATTGCAGATGCGATGGCAACATGGGTGGAAGCAAGAGCGACAATTAAAAGCAATGGTGATGCAATGGCTGGCGGCAAGACTAGTATCGCTGCACAGGCAATAGCGGAAGCATGTGAAAAAACATTATTTGCTTATGGACAGGCAGCTTATAAAGCAGTGCAAAAAGGACTTGTAACCAAACATGTGGAAGCTGTTGTAGAGGCAAATACATTATTATCCGGTCTTGGTTTTGAAAGTGGTGGACTAGCGGGTGCGCATGCCATTCACAATGGTTTTACTGTGCTTGAAGGTGATATTCACCATCTGACACATGGCGAGAAGGTAGCATATGGTACATTAACACAGCTCCTATTAGAATTGCATTCACAAGATGAAATAGTTAAATATATTGATTTTTATCGTGCGCTTGGATTACCGACAACATTAAAAGAAATGCATTTAGAAGAAGTTTCTTATGAAGATTTGCGAAGAGTCGGAGAAGCGGCTACACAAGAGGGCGAAACAATGGGGAACCTTTCCACCGATATTTCTGCCGATGATGTTGCTACAGCAATTCTTGCGGTCGATCAATTGAGTAAAAATAAATAA
- a CDS encoding CHRD domain-containing protein yields the protein MYNDYFYIAELTGSQQSPPVHTYADGTALFHVSKNKNEIRYRLAATNLTNMTQAHIHVGRRNINGPVIAFLSNKVASPGEKEAILEGFLTADDLTGPLKDKSISDLVDLMNAGKAYVSIQTKSYPDGEIRGKITQN from the coding sequence ATGTATAATGACTATTTCTATATTGCGGAATTAACAGGCTCACAACAGTCACCGCCAGTTCACACATATGCTGATGGTACAGCACTGTTTCATGTGAGCAAAAATAAAAATGAGATTCGTTATCGACTTGCTGCAACGAATCTAACAAATATGACACAGGCACATATTCATGTCGGACGCAGAAATATTAATGGACCCGTTATCGCTTTTTTATCCAATAAAGTTGCTAGCCCCGGGGAAAAAGAAGCTATTTTAGAAGGGTTTCTAACAGCGGATGATTTAACCGGACCACTTAAAGATAAATCGATATCAGATTTAGTTGATCTTATGAACGCAGGAAAAGCATATGTCAGTATCCAAACTAAATCCTATCCGGATGGAGAAATCAGGGGTAAAATCACACAAAACTAA
- a CDS encoding EAL-associated domain-containing protein encodes MDPLEVMLNLKQVVPYYQPVISADTQLIAGYEVLPLFQEESGNLKQLDWFFDDSSIPEDFHLELNHNIQQKALNTFMENDQSMNLTFYYNARLLMKDGGESLLTLLQSHAGKGMDLNKIIIEIKEASITEQSNDLRKLIKYMKTLGIRIAIDVEQRNASLERLVQLEPNIVKADAGFLEDNLMPQLYGDVHHSLSMLSRKIGAALLFKGISTYSQLNYAWRHGGHYYQGSYLKQAQPHFVAANSSQEKIKSDFQRFVLFERKKIKAQLELTNWINEQFKIMLPSIKSNASYDDIILKIGKACTSFVFRVYICNADGIQLSSNAEKNIAGEWELQYEGKNKNWSWRPYFFENVMRMNVEKKGLLSDLYTDIERDERIRTYSFPISEKLYVFLDIPYAYLYEQEGLL; translated from the coding sequence TTGGATCCATTAGAGGTGATGTTAAATTTGAAGCAGGTTGTACCGTATTATCAGCCGGTTATCAGTGCGGATACGCAATTAATTGCTGGTTATGAAGTACTGCCTTTATTTCAGGAAGAAAGCGGTAATTTAAAGCAATTGGACTGGTTTTTTGATGACAGTTCAATCCCTGAAGATTTTCACCTTGAGCTGAATCATAATATTCAACAAAAGGCATTAAATACCTTTATGGAAAATGATCAGTCAATGAATCTGACATTTTATTATAATGCAAGATTATTAATGAAGGATGGTGGGGAGTCACTGTTAACCCTTTTACAATCCCATGCCGGCAAGGGGATGGATTTGAATAAAATTATTATTGAAATAAAGGAAGCTTCGATTACTGAACAAAGCAATGATTTAAGAAAACTAATCAAATATATGAAAACGTTAGGAATTCGTATCGCAATTGATGTTGAACAACGAAATGCTAGCTTAGAACGTTTAGTTCAGTTAGAGCCAAACATTGTAAAGGCAGATGCTGGTTTTTTAGAAGACAATTTAATGCCGCAGCTTTATGGTGATGTTCATCATTCGCTATCCATGCTTTCCCGCAAAATCGGAGCGGCACTTTTATTTAAGGGTATCAGTACATACAGTCAATTAAACTATGCTTGGCGCCATGGTGGACATTATTACCAGGGAAGTTATCTAAAGCAGGCACAACCTCATTTTGTTGCAGCGAATTCATCACAAGAGAAGATTAAATCAGACTTTCAGCGCTTTGTATTATTTGAACGAAAAAAAATCAAAGCACAGCTTGAATTAACCAATTGGATTAATGAACAATTTAAAATAATGCTGCCATCGATAAAATCTAATGCGTCCTATGATGATATTATTCTTAAAATTGGCAAGGCCTGTACTAGTTTCGTTTTCCGTGTATATATTTGCAATGCAGATGGAATACAGCTGTCTTCAAATGCAGAGAAAAATATTGCAGGTGAGTGGGAACTGCAATATGAAGGCAAGAATAAAAACTGGAGCTGGCGCCCATATTTTTTTGAAAATGTTATGCGAATGAATGTAGAAAAGAAAGGGCTCCTATCTGACTTGTACACAGATATTGAAAGAGATGAACGAATCAGAACCTATTCATTTCCAATTTCCGAAAAGCTGTACGTATTTTTAGATATTCCATATGCTTATTTATATGAGCAAGAAGGCTTGCTTTGA
- a CDS encoding acyl-CoA dehydrogenase family protein: MKLTTLNTAAERMKLLKKTVEPFKDRAQQHDEHGSFPYENFEDLRAIDYPALTVPKQFGGLEITLTEMLQHQEIIAQADGSTALSIGWHMGIVKHLGENERWPEGRYASVANDVVKHGALLNNAASEPATGSPTRGGKPETLATKSTGGWIVNGRKTFTTLSPILDYFIVSASIDGEDQIGNFLIKRDKQGVRVDETWDSIAMRGSGSHDLVLENVHVDADDLVERIKSGRKKPAGWLLHIPACYLGIARAAQAHANEFATTYSPNSIQGTISDLPNVKQKLGEMELAILESKHFLYSVARKWDESDDTIRQKMGSELGAVKISVVNKAIHIVDLAMRIVGARSLSKQSPLQRYYRDVRAGLHNPPMDDMTIMQLSGR, from the coding sequence ATGAAACTTACCACATTAAATACTGCAGCAGAACGAATGAAACTATTAAAAAAAACAGTTGAACCCTTTAAAGACCGCGCTCAGCAGCATGATGAGCACGGATCATTTCCTTATGAAAATTTTGAAGACTTAAGAGCAATTGATTATCCTGCTTTAACAGTGCCAAAACAATTTGGCGGATTGGAAATAACGCTGACCGAAATGCTGCAGCATCAAGAAATCATTGCCCAGGCTGATGGCTCAACAGCACTTTCAATTGGCTGGCATATGGGCATTGTCAAGCATCTCGGTGAAAATGAACGTTGGCCTGAAGGGCGCTACGCATCTGTTGCCAACGATGTCGTTAAACATGGCGCATTATTAAATAATGCCGCTTCCGAGCCAGCAACCGGAAGCCCAACGCGCGGCGGCAAACCGGAAACCTTGGCAACGAAATCAACGGGTGGCTGGATTGTAAATGGAAGAAAAACCTTCACAACACTCTCACCCATTCTCGATTATTTTATCGTCAGTGCTTCCATTGATGGTGAAGATCAAATTGGGAATTTCCTGATAAAACGTGATAAACAAGGTGTGCGTGTTGATGAAACATGGGATTCAATCGCGATGCGCGGAAGTGGAAGCCATGATTTAGTATTAGAAAACGTTCATGTAGATGCTGATGACCTTGTGGAACGAATCAAATCAGGTCGAAAAAAGCCCGCTGGATGGCTATTACATATTCCTGCATGCTATCTTGGAATAGCACGGGCCGCACAAGCTCATGCAAATGAGTTTGCAACAACCTACTCACCCAACAGCATTCAAGGGACCATCTCTGACTTACCGAATGTTAAGCAAAAGTTAGGCGAAATGGAGCTTGCAATATTAGAATCGAAGCATTTCCTTTATTCTGTTGCAAGAAAATGGGATGAAAGTGATGATACGATTCGCCAAAAGATGGGATCTGAGCTTGGTGCAGTTAAAATATCCGTCGTCAATAAAGCTATCCATATTGTCGATTTGGCAATGCGCATTGTTGGAGCGCGCAGCTTATCAAAGCAAAGCCCATTACAGCGCTATTACCGTGATGTGCGCGCAGGACTCCATAACCCACCGATGGATGATATGACGATTATGCAGTTGAGTGGAAGATAA
- a CDS encoding MaoC family dehydratase encodes MANQILYLEDLKVGDVFISETYELNANKIKAFAREFDPQDFHSDENLAEHTFFKGLAASGWHTAAVTMRLLTESLPFAHGVIGAGGEIKWPRPTRPNDVLYVKSTIKEIKPSKSKPNQALLFVESKTFNQHNEVCQQLVAKLLSFQKN; translated from the coding sequence TTGGCTAATCAAATTCTTTATCTCGAAGATTTAAAAGTAGGAGACGTGTTTATCAGTGAAACATATGAATTAAATGCAAATAAAATAAAAGCATTCGCGCGGGAGTTTGACCCACAGGATTTTCATAGTGATGAAAATCTAGCAGAGCATACCTTTTTTAAAGGGTTAGCTGCGAGCGGCTGGCATACTGCAGCGGTTACGATGCGACTATTGACAGAAAGTTTACCGTTTGCACATGGTGTGATTGGAGCTGGAGGAGAAATTAAATGGCCTCGTCCTACTCGCCCAAATGATGTATTATACGTAAAGAGCACTATAAAAGAGATCAAACCTTCTAAATCAAAACCGAATCAAGCTCTTTTGTTCGTAGAAAGTAAAACATTCAATCAGCATAATGAGGTTTGTCAGCAATTAGTTGCAAAGCTCTTAAGCTTTCAAAAGAATTGA
- a CDS encoding lipocalin-like domain-containing protein, giving the protein MLKEQIIGVWSLVSYQSQDSAGYIEYPLGENATGFLMYHPEGYMSAQLMRQGRPAYASGDSHKGTKEEMAEAAYGYMAYAGKYEVNEDRNTLIHHMEVSMNPTWLGQQQPRIVSIEAGILRIRNGLNPNQKLIWKRVQ; this is encoded by the coding sequence ATGTTAAAGGAACAAATAATAGGGGTATGGTCACTTGTTTCTTACCAATCTCAAGATAGTGCAGGGTATATTGAGTATCCTTTGGGTGAAAATGCAACTGGGTTTCTCATGTATCATCCAGAAGGATATATGTCTGCACAACTAATGCGACAAGGGCGTCCGGCTTATGCATCTGGTGATTCACATAAAGGAACAAAGGAAGAAATGGCTGAAGCTGCGTATGGTTACATGGCATATGCAGGGAAATACGAAGTGAATGAGGACAGGAATACATTAATCCATCATATGGAAGTGAGTATGAATCCTACTTGGCTTGGACAACAGCAACCACGAATTGTTTCAATTGAAGCGGGTATTCTTAGAATTCGCAACGGCTTGAATCCAAATCAAAAGCTCATTTGGAAGCGTGTACAGTAG
- a CDS encoding MarR family winged helix-turn-helix transcriptional regulator has protein sequence MQNLDSELDFIIQSCACANIRKAARIVTQVYEREMAEIGLKSTQYYMLVNIARYRKISISKLGDIMLLDQSTVTRNVNLLKNDGYVNITRMINDSRTKSVSITEVGLSKIEEATPIWLKLQNNVEHDLGKETYQDLLEKLQKLQQSIG, from the coding sequence ATGCAAAATCTGGACAGTGAACTGGATTTTATTATTCAGTCATGTGCTTGTGCCAACATTCGAAAAGCAGCGCGAATTGTAACACAGGTTTACGAAAGGGAAATGGCAGAGATCGGCTTAAAATCCACGCAATACTATATGCTAGTTAATATCGCGCGCTATCGTAAAATTTCCATTAGCAAGTTAGGAGATATCATGCTGCTTGACCAATCTACTGTTACTCGTAATGTAAACCTCCTCAAAAATGATGGCTATGTAAATATCACAAGAATGATAAATGATTCAAGAACAAAGTCGGTTTCAATAACTGAAGTAGGTCTTAGCAAAATAGAAGAAGCAACTCCAATTTGGTTAAAATTGCAAAACAATGTAGAACATGATTTAGGTAAGGAAACATATCAAGATCTATTAGAGAAGCTCCAAAAATTACAGCAATCTATTGGTTAA
- a CDS encoding aspartate ammonia-lyase, whose translation MAAFEQYRMERDSIGEVKVPFTAYYGAQTQRAKENFQISGIRLPRSFIRAQGIIKASAAKTNMELGMLTKSIGEAIIEAAEEVIQGKWDNHFVVDVYQAGAGTSQNMNINEIIAHRASELLDGTLESHRVHPNDHVNMSQSTNDTFHSALHIAAIEKINQRLLPSLLLLQQELQRKSVEFMPVMKSGRTHLHDAIPIRMGQEFSGYAETIHAVFKQIEKTADSLYELGLGGNAIGTKIDLHPDYISKVIKEVSERTSLDFREPANLFEFMQNMGAPIRTMMTLKELSIHLIKITSDLRLLASGPRTGLAEITLPSVQPGSTIMPGKVNPAILEMTHMVSCQVIGYETAVSTAGIAGQLEINVMMPLIAHTLLESIELLSNTVETLKAKCISGIQANEEICKHWMKKSLSLVTALSPIMGYDRAAQIGKEADDKNITIREVLEQQGLFTPEIEKALDPNRMM comes from the coding sequence ATGGCAGCTTTCGAGCAATATCGTATGGAAAGAGATAGTATTGGCGAGGTTAAGGTACCTTTCACAGCATATTACGGGGCACAGACACAGCGTGCAAAGGAAAATTTTCAAATTAGTGGAATACGGCTTCCCAGATCTTTTATCCGCGCCCAAGGAATTATAAAAGCTTCTGCAGCAAAAACAAATATGGAACTAGGAATGCTGACCAAATCAATTGGAGAAGCCATTATAGAAGCAGCGGAAGAAGTAATTCAGGGGAAATGGGACAATCACTTCGTTGTGGATGTATACCAAGCAGGAGCAGGAACGTCGCAAAATATGAACATAAATGAAATTATTGCTCACCGAGCATCTGAACTATTAGATGGAACACTCGAATCTCATCGTGTACACCCAAACGATCATGTCAATATGTCCCAATCAACAAATGATACTTTTCATTCCGCACTTCATATTGCAGCGATTGAAAAAATAAATCAACGGCTCCTCCCTTCTCTTTTACTGCTGCAACAGGAGTTACAGAGAAAATCAGTAGAATTTATGCCTGTTATGAAATCTGGGCGGACACATCTTCATGACGCCATCCCGATTCGAATGGGACAGGAATTCTCTGGCTATGCCGAAACCATTCATGCTGTTTTTAAACAAATCGAAAAGACAGCTGACAGTTTATATGAACTCGGTTTAGGCGGAAATGCAATTGGAACAAAGATTGATTTGCACCCAGACTATATCTCTAAAGTTATTAAAGAAGTTTCAGAACGGACGAGTTTGGATTTTCGCGAACCAGCAAATCTCTTCGAATTCATGCAAAATATGGGTGCACCAATCCGAACGATGATGACATTAAAGGAACTTTCCATTCATTTAATTAAAATAACGAGTGATTTGCGCTTACTGGCTTCTGGTCCGAGAACCGGTTTAGCGGAGATTACACTACCTTCCGTTCAACCAGGTTCAACCATTATGCCAGGTAAAGTAAATCCAGCAATATTGGAAATGACACATATGGTTTCCTGTCAGGTCATTGGTTATGAGACAGCTGTTTCTACAGCAGGTATCGCTGGTCAATTAGAAATTAATGTGATGATGCCACTAATTGCACACACTCTTCTTGAATCCATTGAATTACTTTCCAATACTGTAGAAACACTTAAAGCGAAATGTATTAGCGGGATTCAAGCAAATGAAGAAATATGCAAGCATTGGATGAAGAAAAGTTTATCTTTAGTTACCGCTCTAAGCCCAATTATGGGCTACGACCGCGCTGCACAAATTGGTAAGGAAGCAGACGATAAAAATATAACCATTCGAGAAGTACTTGAGCAGCAAGGACTATTTACGCCTGAAATTGAAAAAGCGTTAGATCCTAATAGAATGATGTAA
- the ptsG gene encoding glucose-specific PTS transporter subunit IIBC: MFKKAFGVLQKVGKALMLPVALLPAAGLLLGIGNAIQQETMLNYLPFLNADWIQLVALVMEDAGNIIFANLALIFAVGVAIGLAGDGAAALAALVGYLVLNQVMGSWLTVTPEMIESDPGFAAVLGIPTLQTGVFGGIVVGLIAAFCYNRYHDIEMPSFLGFFAGKRFVPIMTAAVSFVAGLVLLFIWPPVQEAMNAASYWLIEEGTYLAVFFFGFIKRLLIPFGLHHIFHAPFWYEFGAYTTAAGEIVRGDMTIFFAQLRDGVEITAGNFMAGEFPIMMFGLPAAALAMYHAARPERKKLVAGLLASGALTSFLTGITEPLEFSFMFVSPLLFVLHAFLDGLSFVLMTFLGVNIGYTFSGGAIDFALFGILPGQEPWWLAILAGLVFAVIYYVLFRFFIKKFNLMTPGREKVEEQDESEAADAGELAYNVLEAMGGQDNITHLDACITRLRVSVGSVANVDKGKLKKLGAAGVLEVGDNIQAIFGPRSDIIKSQMQDIISGKTPRPVKVEENKASEAAVNTGFDETIVSPMKGEIISITEVPDEVFSGKMMGDGFAIVPEDGVVVSPVNGKIMTVFPTKHAIGILSDGGKEILVHVGLDTVNLHGEGFETLVGEGDIVETGQALLKADLEVIGIKAKSIVTPVVFTSVPEGQAIKLPENGHVNAGDTIA; this comes from the coding sequence ATGTTTAAAAAGGCTTTTGGTGTATTGCAAAAAGTCGGTAAAGCGTTAATGCTGCCGGTAGCATTGCTGCCAGCTGCAGGTCTTTTGCTTGGGATAGGAAATGCTATCCAGCAGGAAACGATGCTTAACTATCTTCCATTTCTAAATGCGGATTGGATTCAATTAGTCGCTTTAGTAATGGAAGATGCAGGGAATATTATATTTGCGAACCTCGCACTTATTTTTGCGGTTGGAGTTGCCATTGGACTAGCTGGTGATGGAGCGGCTGCTCTTGCGGCGCTTGTTGGATACCTTGTGTTGAATCAAGTAATGGGATCATGGTTGACGGTTACACCGGAAATGATTGAAAGCGATCCAGGTTTTGCGGCAGTGCTAGGTATACCAACGCTGCAAACAGGAGTATTTGGAGGTATTGTAGTCGGGCTAATCGCGGCATTTTGTTATAATCGCTATCATGATATTGAAATGCCTTCATTCCTTGGATTCTTTGCAGGGAAACGATTTGTACCAATTATGACAGCGGCAGTATCTTTTGTTGCAGGTCTAGTGCTTTTATTCATTTGGCCGCCTGTACAAGAGGCAATGAACGCCGCATCTTACTGGTTAATTGAAGAAGGCACCTATTTAGCGGTATTTTTCTTTGGATTTATTAAACGTTTATTAATTCCATTTGGATTGCACCATATTTTCCATGCACCATTCTGGTATGAGTTTGGCGCATATACAACAGCGGCAGGAGAAATTGTCCGTGGTGACATGACGATTTTCTTTGCGCAGTTAAGAGATGGCGTGGAAATCACTGCAGGTAATTTCATGGCTGGAGAATTCCCGATTATGATGTTCGGACTGCCGGCAGCTGCACTTGCTATGTATCATGCTGCAAGGCCAGAGCGCAAAAAGTTAGTCGCAGGGCTCCTTGCATCTGGTGCATTAACATCATTCTTAACTGGTATTACCGAACCACTTGAATTTTCATTTATGTTTGTATCACCACTGTTATTCGTGCTGCATGCATTTTTGGACGGTTTATCATTTGTGCTCATGACATTTTTAGGTGTTAATATTGGTTATACGTTCTCAGGTGGGGCCATTGATTTTGCGTTATTCGGTATTTTACCTGGACAAGAGCCATGGTGGCTTGCGATATTAGCTGGTCTTGTGTTTGCGGTTATTTATTACGTCTTATTCCGTTTCTTCATTAAAAAATTCAACCTAATGACTCCAGGTCGTGAAAAGGTTGAGGAGCAGGACGAAAGTGAAGCAGCAGATGCTGGTGAACTTGCTTATAATGTATTGGAAGCGATGGGCGGACAAGACAACATTACGCATTTAGATGCATGTATTACGCGTTTGCGTGTCTCTGTAGGCAGTGTAGCGAATGTTGATAAAGGTAAACTGAAAAAGTTAGGAGCTGCTGGTGTACTTGAAGTAGGTGATAATATTCAAGCAATATTTGGACCACGATCTGATATCATTAAAAGTCAAATGCAGGATATTATATCAGGAAAAACACCACGTCCTGTAAAAGTCGAAGAAAATAAAGCTAGTGAGGCAGCTGTAAATACTGGCTTCGATGAAACAATTGTCTCACCAATGAAAGGTGAAATCATTTCTATCACAGAAGTACCGGATGAAGTCTTTTCCGGAAAAATGATGGGGGATGGTTTTGCGATTGTTCCGGAAGACGGAGTTGTTGTTTCACCAGTAAACGGAAAAATCATGACTGTATTCCCAACGAAGCATGCAATCGGGATTTTATCCGATGGTGGAAAAGAAATTTTGGTGCATGTTGGTCTTGATACGGTGAACCTGCATGGTGAAGGATTTGAAACATTAGTTGGCGAAGGGGATATTGTTGAAACTGGACAAGCCTTATTAAAAGCTGATCTTGAAGTTATTGGCATAAAGGCAAAATCTATTGTGACCCCGGTTGTATTTACAAGTGTTCCAGAAGGGCAAGCAATAAAGCTTCCGGAAAACGGACATGTAAATGCTGGAGATACGATTGCTTAA
- a CDS encoding PRD domain-containing protein — MVLYTVKKALNNNVLIASDDEGQEVVLIGKGIGFNRKKNDTITEDAIEKLFVLRNEKEQANYIKLLPQVDEAVLKTIIESINIIQARSNTPLHEKVHVAFTDHIAFAITRLLKGVAIKNPFLKETKALYPAEYEIAADVVDYINQSLQLELPEGEIGFIALHIHSAITDKAIADLNKYSQLVTKLINVIEDQLEIQIDRESIHYLRLVRHLRYTIERIINREFIDEPEKIANLLKTEYPVCYNLSWKLIKIMQQTLNTSVYDGEVVYLTMHLQRLNNKID; from the coding sequence TTGGTCTTATATACAGTAAAAAAGGCATTGAATAACAATGTGTTGATTGCAAGTGATGACGAGGGGCAGGAAGTAGTTTTAATTGGTAAAGGTATCGGTTTTAATCGGAAAAAGAATGATACGATTACAGAGGATGCGATTGAAAAGCTTTTTGTGTTAAGAAATGAAAAGGAACAGGCGAATTATATTAAACTTTTGCCTCAAGTAGATGAAGCGGTATTAAAGACGATTATTGAATCGATTAATATTATACAGGCTAGATCAAATACACCCTTACACGAAAAGGTGCATGTTGCATTTACAGACCATATCGCATTTGCAATTACCCGCCTGCTAAAAGGAGTGGCAATTAAAAACCCATTTTTAAAGGAAACAAAAGCGCTTTATCCTGCAGAATATGAAATTGCCGCTGATGTTGTTGATTATATTAATCAATCGCTGCAGCTTGAACTGCCAGAAGGGGAAATTGGTTTTATTGCATTACATATTCATAGTGCAATTACAGATAAAGCAATTGCTGATTTAAATAAATATTCTCAGCTTGTGACGAAACTGATTAATGTGATTGAAGACCAATTAGAAATACAGATTGATAGAGAAAGCATTCATTACCTTCGTTTAGTAAGGCATTTGCGTTATACAATTGAACGAATAATTAACAGAGAGTTTATTGATGAACCAGAAAAGATTGCAAACCTCTTGAAAACGGAGTATCCTGTGTGCTATAATCTTTCATGGAAGCTAATTAAAATTATGCAACAAACACTAAATACTTCTGTGTACGATGGAGAAGTTGTTTACTTAACGATGCATCTCCAGCGGTTAAACAATAAAATAGACTAG